CCTGAATAAATCCTTCAGAAAACAAATATCCATATGTCCAGTCCTCTAGGTCGAATTTTGTCAGTTGAAAAACGGCCATTTCATAACCGTTTATAATCAAGGAAATTGGATATTCATCAGGACAACCCTTGTGGTTCATTATTTTGCCTCCACTCTAGGAAATATTTCCTTATTTTATCATTGTAGAAATAGGATCAATTACACTCAGCGACATTTGTCACATTGTCGAAACTTGGAATCTTCATATAGGGGATTTTTGGTGTTCCGTTTGCAGCATTAAAACTATTTTCCATTGATTAATAGTGGGATTTTGGACAACGACACCTTGTTTGTGTCAAATTTCCAACAATTTTATGAATATGCAAGTTAACCAAGGTTACAATGTTATTTAGTTCCGGTCAGTAAGCGGTTCCATTTTAAAATGGGGGGCTTTTTGAAAATATCGTACTATCCGACACCTTTTTTGAAAGTAATATTTATCACGCTAAATGCTTGGAAATAGTACAAATGGAGGATTTGTCATTTTTCTGTCAACTATTAGTCTTTCATGCGCTAAATTATGTTAATTTTTTTAAAATGTTTTATAATAATAACTAGGTTTCTAGAAGGGGGAAGACATAATGACAATCAAAAAAGTAATGACAATTGCCGGCTCTGATACAAGCGGGGGAGCAGGGATTCAAGCAGATTTGAAAACATTCCAGGAACTTGGCGTCTATGGAATGACAGCCTTGACCACAATTGTAACAATGGATCCAAAGGATTGGCACCATAGCGTTTTTCCAATTGCCTTGGATACACTTAAAACACAAATAGACACCGTTCTCTCCGTTGGTATCGACGCGATGAAAACAGGCATGCTGGGAACAGTTGAAATCATTGAATTAGCTGCAAAAGTGATCGATGAAAATAAACTGGAGCAAGTCGTTATTGACCCGGTTATGGTTTGCAAAGGGGAAGATGAGGCCTTACACCCGGAAACAACGGATGCGATGCGTGAGCTTCTTTTACCACGTGCCTTAGTGGTTACGCCTAACCTTTTTGAAGCGGGACAGCTTGCAGGAACGAAAACACCTCATACAGTTGAGGAAATGAAGGAAGCAGCTGTAAAAATCCACGAGCAGGGAGCAAAATTCGTGTTGATTAAAGGCGGCAGCAAGCTCCATACGGAAGAAAAAGCTGTTGACCTCTTATATGATGGAAAAGAATTCACATTATATGAGTCTGAAAAGTTTGACACTACCTATACACACGGGGCAGGCTGTACCTACTCATCCGCGATTACGGCTGAACTCGCCAAAGGCAAATCTGTTTATGAAGCGGTCGATGTAGCAAAGGACTTTATTACCGCTGCGATCCAGGAGGGCTTCCGCTTAAATGAATTTGTTGGGCCAACTTGGCACGGTGCTTACCGCAGTGCCGAAAGTGTAACGGAGTATTGCGTAGATTGTAATGAATAACTACTAGCAGAAGAGCCAATCCACTGATCTGGCTCTTTTTTTTTCATGGTGTCAGGCACCTTTTCAACATACATTATTATCAAGCATTCATTTCGCATTTTTTAACTAATTTTAGTATGATAGATACATTATAAAATAAGAATAGTTTATAGATTCTTCTACTGGACTTGAAAGGAGCTGTTAGGATTGCAGTTAATTGATATGAAATGTGTCCAGGAAACCATCAATGGCTTTGCTAATAAAGATGTTTACATTCACCTCGAAACAACCAATGGTGCCTATGCATCACACCACAATCAAGATTTCTTTTCGGCAGGGGCATATATCCGCAACGCCCTTGTTCGATATGAATTAGGAAAGATTACCGGAAATGGGCCTTATCGCGTTGGTCTTAAAATAAATCTTGGCTGGATTTATGCTGAGGGGATTACCCATTTTGAAATAAACGAAGATAACCAGCTTTTATTGGCCGGTCATGACCATAGTGGGAAGCTGGCGGTTGCCTTGGAAATCAGTACAACTCCATTTGAATAACCGGAAAGGAGAATAAATAATGGAAAAAGAACGCCATGTCTTAGTTATTTTCCCTCATCCTGATGACGAAGCTTTTGGTGTATCAGGAACAATTGCGACACATGTGGAAAACGGAACCCCTGTCACATATGCATGTTTAACCTTAGGGGAAATGGGACGCAATATGGGAAATCCTCCATTTACCAATCGGGAAAACCTTCCTAAAATTAGAAAGGAAGAATTAAAGGAAGCTGCACGGGTTTTAGGCATCCAAGACCTTCGTATGCTTGGTTTCCGAGACAAAACGATTGAATTTGAGGATGAAGATCAATTGTCGAACACTTTGTTAGCAATAATTGAGGAGGTAAATCCTTCACTTATTATTACTTTTTATCCCGGCTATTCGGTTCACCCTGACCATGACTCCACAGGTACGGCGGTCGTAAGGGCTGTGGAAAAGCTTCCTGCAGCGGCAAGACCAACCTTACACTGTGTCGCCTTCTCTAAAAATTGTGTAGAGGAGCTTGGCGAAGCCGATATTATTAACAACATTACTCCTGTTGGTAAAACAAAGCTTGCTGCCATCAAAGCACACCGTTCGCAAACGGAGCAAATGTTTATCGACATGGAAGAGAAATTGAAAAATCAAGACCCGCAAATAATGGTATGGATTAATAATGAGCGGTTTTGGACATATAAGTTTGAACAATAAAGCCCTCTAGTTAGAGAGCTCAGACTGTCGACAAATTCGAAGAATTTCGGGTTTATCGACAGTCTTTTTCGTATGGCTGAATTAAACTAGTCTGTTGATTTCCGTTCCAGGCGCTTCGCTTTCCACTCCAATCAAGAGGATTCTCTATCCCCACCACCTATCTATTATTGTCCAGCTGCTGCACTGGGCTCGATTCATACCATCTATTTATTAACATCTTTTCCCCATGTTTAAGTGCCGAGATTAATAAAAAGTTCAAATTTTCAAAAACCTATATTTTACTGGTCTCTCCCAGCCCATTCACAAAACGTTCAAAAATGGATAAAAAAGTGTGCTGCACATTACTATTTTAACGTTTACGAGAGTTTAGGATGAAATTGTTCTTAAGAAATAAAAGGGGGGGAAACCATTGCAAAAAACAATTATTAGCTTTGTTATAAGTGCGTTACTTGGCTTTGGCATTGGTTATCTGGTGTTTGATGTCATTATGGGTGATTCCGGTAATGAACCACAAGTGGCGCAAACGGAAACAAAAGATACCAACCAAGCCAAGGAAGAAAGTAAGGATTCTAAAGATACGGCTGCAACAACGGCTTCTGTCAACGAAGACAACATCCTAAATAAGCGCGGGTGCCTTGGCTGCCACAGCGTTGAAGCCCTTAACTTAAAAGGCGGCGCCGTAGGTCCAGACCTTTCCCAAGCGTTTGTTAACGTTGAAGGTAAGCATGGAAAATCGATCGACGAATTTCTGAAAGCGCCTACATCAGCGGTAATGTCAGGCGTTATTGAAAAAAATCCATTAACAGATGATGAGCGTAAGCAAGTTTTAGACCTGCTTAAGCAAGCATCTGAAGCGAAGTAGAAAGGATGGTGTAGTTGAATGAAAAAGTGGATTCCGATTGCATCCGGACTGCTTGCCGGTTTTGTTGCCGCAACGATATCCTTTGCTGATTTTTCCGCAAAGACGAACACGGAGGCTGCTTCTGGTACTAAGAGCGATGCAGAAAAGGTTTATGTTCCATTCGGTCAAAAAGATAATTACTATTTATTCGCATCAGGCGGTCACTCTGGACAAATGTTTATTTATGGTGTTCCTTCGATGCGTCATATAAGAACTGTTCCGGTATTCTCGCCAGATTCTGCAACCGGGTATGGCTTTGATGAGCATTCCAAGAAAATGATGGGTGGCTATACATGGGGAGACCTTCACCATCCGGCCTTCTCTGAAACGAAAGGTGACTATGACGGTAAATTCATGTTTGCTACTGATGTCGGTAACAGCCGGGCAGCCGCAATGGATTTAAAAACGTTTACCGTTAAAGACATTATTAAAGTTCCTAACACAAGCGGCCCGCACTGTGCGGCGTTCGTAACAGAAAATACCGAGTACATGTTTCTGCCAACTCGCTTTGCTGTTCCGCTTGAGCAGAAATATGAATCTCTTGACGATTACAGCACAAAATACCGCGGTGTTATGTCTGCTGTCACATTTGATCAAAACAAAGAAAAGCTAAATATTGCTTACCAAGTGGCTCTTCCACCATGGTCCTATGACCTTTCAGATGCCGGTAAAAAAGCTTCTGCTAATTGGGCAGTTATGACGACTTACAACACAGAAGAAGCAACTACAAACCTTGAAATTAACGCATCACAGGCTGACCGTGACTATATTGTTCTTTTTAACTGGAAAGAGCTTGAGAAAATGGTCAAAGAAGGCAAGTACGAGGATGTTGGCGGCCAGAAAATGATTTTTCCTGAAAAACAAAAGGGGGGCATTTATTTAGTTCCGGTTGCGAAATCACCGCATGGTGTGGACGTAACACCAGATGGCAAATACTTCATCGCTTCCGGTAAGCTTGCCCCTGCGATGACGGTCTTCTCGTTTGAAAAGGCATTTAAAGCAGTAGAAAAACAAGATTTTGCCGGCGATCGCAACGGTATTCCAATTCTAAAATATGAATCTGTTATGGAAAGAGAAGTAAACCCTGAAAATGCCCTTGGACCGCTTCATACCCAATTTGATGACAAAGGCATGGCCTATACAACGATGTTCATTTCTTCAGAAATTGTTAAGTGGGATCCGAAAACTGGTAAGACATTAGACCGCGTGCCTGTCCAATATTCTCCAGGACACTCTGTCGCAGCAGAGGGCGACACGGTTGCACCTGATGGAAAATGGCTCGTTGCCTTGAACAAGATTGCTAAAGACAGCTACTTATCTGTCGGACCTTCACATCCTGAATCGATGCAGTTAATCGACATCAACGGCAAGATGAAGGTGATCCAATCTGCACCCGTTAACCCTGAACCGCACTATGCGCAAATGATTAAGGCAGATAAACTCAACCCGATTGAAGTCTATCCGAAGGACGAAAAAAATAAGGAAGCCATCTACAAAAAAGAGGACGCGCGTATTGTCCGTAACGGCAACAAAGTCGATGTATACGGAATTGCGATGCGTTCAAAGTTTATCTTTGATGCGAAGTCTAAGCGCCCTGACGTGATTGAAGTAAATGAAGGAGATGAGGTCACGATTCATTTGACGAATATCGACTTCGATGAAGATATCACACACGGATTTGCCATCAACAGCTATAACTTAAACATGGAAGTACAGCCTGGACAGACAAACACTTTGAAATTTGTTGCCAATAAAGCTGGGACCTATCCGCTTTATTGTACAAACTTCTGCTCTGCTCTTCACCAGGAAATGACCGGTTACTTCCTTGTAAAACCAAAGTAATAAGCAGAAAAGAGGAAGCTGCTTGACTAGGCGCTGGAGCTAAACAACTAAAGTTGGCGGTGGGTATCAATGACAGATTGATACCCATCTCCATTTACCTAATATCACTATAAGAGGAGTGGTTACCTTGATTGACAATAGGCATAAGAAATTATCAATCGTTTCATCATTCATTTTAGTCGTTTCCGCCATATTAATTGCCGTTTCACTATTTTTCCCATGGTGGAAAATGGTCTTCTTTGCCCCACAGTATCCGGAGGGATTAAATATAATTGTTTACCCAAATAGGCTTGAAGGTCAAATTGATATTGTCAACGGTCTTAACCACTATATCGGCATGGCAAACTTCAGTGAAGAAAACTTCCCTGAATTGTCCTATTTACCCTATTTAGTCGGTGGATTAGCTGTTCTCACTCTATTAACAGCATTGCTGCGAAAAAAATCTGTCCTCTACGGATTAATCAGCCTGTTTGTCATCGGGGGCACGCTTGGCGTCCTAGACCTTCATTTCGCTCTAAAAAAATTCGGCACTAATTTAAGTCCAGATGCACCAATCAAATTAGATCCATTTGTACCGCCGATTTTAGGACATAATACGATAGCAAATTTTCAAACCACCAGCCTGCTTGGTTTAGGTACGTATTTGATAATCGCTGCGTTTATTTTATTACTCATTCCGCTATGGAAGGATCGAAAGTAAAATGAAAAAATTAATGCTCCTATCTTTGGTTTTTTCCCTTTTTATCGTGATTAAACCTGAAAAAATTATGGCAGCCGAAAACTTGCAAGCAATTATCGACTCCATGAAAGAGGGAGCGGTAGTAAAGCTTGAAAATAAAACGTACGAGGGCAATATCGTCATTAACAAACCGCTGACGATCATAGGCTCGGATAAGACCTTGATTAAAGGTGACGGAACCGGGAATGTCATTTCCATTAAGGCTCCGAATGTAAAGCTAAGTCATCTGACGGTAACCCATAGCAGCATGAACCGGAACTCAGCTGAGGAATATGCCGCCATCAAGATTTATACGAACAACAATGTGGTCGAGTACATCAGCATCCGCCATTCCTTTCACGGTATTTATTTAAGCCAGGCACACCATAATAAAATTCGTTATAACGACATAAAAGGCATTGGCAAAGGCGAAATTGCCGCTCAAGGAAACGGACTCCACGTTTATTACGCAAATGATAACTTACTAGAACACAATACGATTGAAAACACTCGTGACGGGATGTTCTTCGAATATGCCAACAACAACCACAGCTATGAAAATAAGATCAGCAACACTCGATATGGCTTGCATTACATGTATTCTGATGAAAATATTTTTAAACGAAATATCTTTACAATGAATACAGGCGGCGCTGCCATCATGAATTCGAATCATCTGAATCTCGAAGATAATCAATTTATCGTTAACTATGGGAATCAATCGTTTGGCTTATTGCTCCTGCAGGCCAATGATAATTATATAGCCAATAATACGTTTTACATGAATCAGAGGGGGTTATACATCGACCAGGCAACCAGAAACACGATCAAGGACAACCGCATTATCCAAAACCAAATTGGCATTGAGCTATGGGCCAGCTCGAATAACCAAACCTTTACCTTAAACCGCATTTCGGAAAACACGATTCCGGCCGTTACCCTTGGTGGACAAGGGGACAGCAATTCCTGGAGCCAGAATGGCAAAGGCAATGACTGGGGCTCCTCGTTCCCGCTTACCGATTTAAATCAAGACGGTATTGGGGATTTCCCAGTAATCTATCATTCATCCCTCCATCAGCTGATCGAGGACCAAGAATTAACGAATCTATTTTTAAAAAGCCCGGCCATCAACATCTATGAAAAAATAAATGCCACATTGAATAATGATGAAGTGATGTTTAAAGACTCACACCCATTGGCAGCAACTAAAGGCAGCCATAAGGCTATTCTGATAGTGGCTCTCGGGCTGGCTGCGGGGTTGATTTTACTAAAAGGGAGACATCAATTATGCATTATATTTGGAAGGAATGGAAAGAAAACATAAGAGGAAAAGGACTATGGCTGGCATTAAGCATCATTGTTCTGATTTCAATCAGCATATTGTTTCGTTCCACAGTCCTTTCATTTGATAAAGGCTTTTATGTTCTCTTAATCAATTTATTCGATACGATTATTTATTTTATACCGATTCTTTGTTTGTTTATTGGCGCATTCTCAATTTTTCAGGAAAAAGAGCAAAAAACACTAATTATGCTTTTAACGAAAAAAGACAATTATGCCAGCTTTTTAGTTCGAAAAAGCCTTGGAATGTATGTAGTGGTTCTCGTCCCGATGATTATTTGGTTTTTCCTGTATTTATTACTAATAAAATTTAATTTCCAGCTTGATATCGAAAGCTATTTGATCTTTGTGGCAGCAATTGTTTGCTTGAGCCTTGTCTTCTTGCAAATGGGGGCAGCAATCGGCAGCTTTAGCCGCTCGAGAATGCAAATTATCGGCTATACGATTTTTTTCTGGTTTTACTTTTTCTTTTTACACGATTTTATTTTGCTGTCATTCTTATCAGAGGTCACCCATGAAAACGTCAAACTATTTTCGTCGGCCTACTTTTTAAACCCGCTTCAGGCAGTGAGGATGTTCTTAGAAACCGGGATGGGCGTGTATTCTTTTGGCCATATGTCAAGGCTAATGGAGAAATTTATGTGGACGAAGCCTGTGTTCTTTTTACTGGGAAATCTGCTAATCTGGCTTGCTGTTTCGTTTGGGACAGCAATAGTCTTTAACCGTAAGGAGGGGTATGAATGATTAAGGTAACCGATTTAAGCCAATCCTTCGGAAAAAAAACGGTGTTGGATACGGTCACTCTAGAGATTAACAAAAATGAAATTTGTGCACTTGTTGGTCGAAACGGTGCCGGGAAATCCACGTTTATCAATAGTTTGCTTGGATTATTGCCCGTTAAGCAAGGATCGATTGCGATTAACGGAATTGACGTCACGAAGAAAAATGATGAGTGGAAAAAAGCGATTGCCTACCTGCCGGAAAAATTTATGCTCTATCCGATGCTGACCGGGCTTGAGAATATGACCTTCTTTGCAGAGGCAGTGTCGAAAACGCCTGATGTGGTGCAGATTGAACAGGTGCTCCGATCGGTCAGCCTGTGGGACGACCGTGATGTCCAGGTAAAGAAGTATTCAAAAGGGATGCTCCAACGCCTTGGCCTCGCGATTACCCTTTATCAGGATTCAAGCATTCTGATTTTGGATGAACCTACTAGCGGAATTGACCCGATGGGAAGAAAGGAAATTTTAGAAGTATTAAAATCCCTTCATGATAAAACTATCCTTCTTTCGTCGCACCATCTAGATGAAATCCGCCAGGTTTGTACACATGTAGTCTATTTAAATGAGGGAAAAATGGAGAAATTCACGGTTGGGGAATTTCTAGCGACACATCATTTAGGAGGAAGTGAATCATGAAGAAACGAATATTGTTCTCGTTGTTGCTACTGATAGCGATGCTGACGGGCTGCAGTTCCGGCCCTGATTATACGATTAAGGTTACAAAGGAGCTTTACTACCAAAAGGATACGGCTGCGCCGTTTGAAATCAAAGTAACAGAAAACAAAAAGGCGGTTAAAGGACTAGAGGTTACCGCTGAATTTTCCATGGCTAATATGGACCATGGCACAACGGATGTGAAATTAAGTGAGGAGAAAGACGGTACGTACTCCGGCAAAGTCGCGCTGCCAATGAGCGGCAAGTATGAGGTTGCCTTTACTTTAGAAAAGGACGGGAAAAAGACAGAAAAGGTCATCAACATCAATGTTGTGAAGCCTAAAGGAGTCGCAAAAATTAATGGAGCTTTGATCACTAATGAGGATGTAGCTTTTTATAGGTTTATAAACCATCTTCAGCTGGCCATTAATCGCGAAACAGCTCAGAGAAAATACACTGGTAAGCAATTAGAAGAGGAGTTAGCATATTTAGAGTCACAGGAAAAAATCATCGATGATAAAAATCAACTATTAACGCAAATCATCCGCCTTCGCTCTATGGCGATGCTGGCAGAGGAAAAGGGTCATACCGCAGCTGCTGCGGAAGTGGACGAAGCCATAAGTAAGGTGCGCGATCAATATAATGGGTACGAATCTGCTAAAAAATTGATTCGTGACTACGGCGAAGACAAGTTCTGGGCAACAGAAAAGCAGCAATACAAATTAATTGTCCTGTCGCAGAAGGTACAAAATGACCTGATCGAAAAAGTCAAAAAGGAAAACCCAAATTTCGGCGAGCAAGAAATTTACTACCAAGCCCAAAAACAATATGAAGACCTTCTCGTTTCCCAAGTGAACTCTTTAAAGATTGAAATTCTTTAAGGGGGTTTCTGCGTTATACAGGAAAAAGTCCTTCATAAAGCCGATGAAGGCCAAATCTCAGAAGGAAAGAGAAAGAAAAGCCCTTCATAAAGTCGATGAAGACCAAATCTCCGTAGGAAAGAGGAAGAAAAGTCCTTCATAAAGCCGATGAAGACCAAATCTCAGAAGGAAAGAGAAAGAAAAGTCCTTCATAAAGTCGATGAAGACCAAATCTCCGTAGGAAAGAGAAAGAAAAGTCCTTCATTGATCTGATGAAGGACTTTCGCATAGAAATGGCTTCAAATCATCTCAATAAGGAGCCTTTTCCTGCTTTACTGCAAAAACAACAAACTTATTTTAATTCAATTAACCGAACACGATACAGTTTGTCGTCCTTTTCATCAGGGTTCCCTCTGCCATCGGTATTGTTGCTGACAAAATATAAAAAGTCGCTGTCAATGAACACATCTCTGATTCGCCCTAAACCGCTGATAACAGGCTTTGTCTGCTTCTGTTCCAAATCAAACTCAAGGACGGCGTTTCCTCTTAATGTCGCCACAAATAGCTTGCCGTCAGCCGCATCCATCCCGGAAGGAGCCCATGTTTCAACAGCACCTGATTGGAATAAAGGTATCTCCATCCCCGCTTTCTTCTCTACACCCTGAATAACCGGCCAGCCAAAATTTCCCCCAGCTTGAATCTGATTGATTTCATCATGGGCCGATTGCCCGTGCTCACTTGCATACAATGTCCTCCCAATCCACGCTAACCCCTGGGGATTCCGATGGCCATAGCTGAAGACATAGGAATTCGAAAACGGATTATCCGACGGAATCGTTCCGTCCAAATTCATTCTTAAAATTTTTCCATTTAGTGAGCTCAGCTTTTGAGCGACTTTTGGCGTGGTCGCATCACCCGTTGTGATATAAAGCTTCCCATCCGGGCCAATCTTTAGTCTGCCGCCATGATGATAGGCAGCACTCGGGATTCGATCAAGAAGAATCTGCTCCTCTGTCCACCCAGCGGCACCGTTAAACCTTAATACGACAACACGATTAAATTTCCCCCCGCTGTCATCTGCATAAGTATAATAGGCATATGCCTTTTGATTTACTGTAAACTTGGGGTCAAGTACAAAGCCAAGCAGCCCGGCCTCAGCCGCCTTTGCGAGCGGCTTTTCTAACTGAACTGGCTGACGTTCCATAATTTTACCATTTTCAATCTTGACGATGCTTCCAGTTCGTTCACTAAGATAAAAGGATTCTCCTATTTTATCAATTGACCATGGTACGGATAATCTTTCTGCGATTACTTCTACATTCGGTTGAAGATGAACAGCATCATCCGCTTGGATTCCATCATCTTCTT
The DNA window shown above is from Neobacillus sp. WH10 and carries:
- a CDS encoding FixH family protein, whose protein sequence is MKKRILFSLLLLIAMLTGCSSGPDYTIKVTKELYYQKDTAAPFEIKVTENKKAVKGLEVTAEFSMANMDHGTTDVKLSEEKDGTYSGKVALPMSGKYEVAFTLEKDGKKTEKVININVVKPKGVAKINGALITNEDVAFYRFINHLQLAINRETAQRKYTGKQLEEELAYLESQEKIIDDKNQLLTQIIRLRSMAMLAEEKGHTAAAAEVDEAISKVRDQYNGYESAKKLIRDYGEDKFWATEKQQYKLIVLSQKVQNDLIEKVKKENPNFGEQEIYYQAQKQYEDLLVSQVNSLKIEIL
- the nosZ gene encoding Sec-dependent nitrous-oxide reductase — protein: MKKWIPIASGLLAGFVAATISFADFSAKTNTEAASGTKSDAEKVYVPFGQKDNYYLFASGGHSGQMFIYGVPSMRHIRTVPVFSPDSATGYGFDEHSKKMMGGYTWGDLHHPAFSETKGDYDGKFMFATDVGNSRAAAMDLKTFTVKDIIKVPNTSGPHCAAFVTENTEYMFLPTRFAVPLEQKYESLDDYSTKYRGVMSAVTFDQNKEKLNIAYQVALPPWSYDLSDAGKKASANWAVMTTYNTEEATTNLEINASQADRDYIVLFNWKELEKMVKEGKYEDVGGQKMIFPEKQKGGIYLVPVAKSPHGVDVTPDGKYFIASGKLAPAMTVFSFEKAFKAVEKQDFAGDRNGIPILKYESVMEREVNPENALGPLHTQFDDKGMAYTTMFISSEIVKWDPKTGKTLDRVPVQYSPGHSVAAEGDTVAPDGKWLVALNKIAKDSYLSVGPSHPESMQLIDINGKMKVIQSAPVNPEPHYAQMIKADKLNPIEVYPKDEKNKEAIYKKEDARIVRNGNKVDVYGIAMRSKFIFDAKSKRPDVIEVNEGDEVTIHLTNIDFDEDITHGFAINSYNLNMEVQPGQTNTLKFVANKAGTYPLYCTNFCSALHQEMTGYFLVKPK
- a CDS encoding ABC transporter permease subunit, with product MHYIWKEWKENIRGKGLWLALSIIVLISISILFRSTVLSFDKGFYVLLINLFDTIIYFIPILCLFIGAFSIFQEKEQKTLIMLLTKKDNYASFLVRKSLGMYVVVLVPMIIWFFLYLLLIKFNFQLDIESYLIFVAAIVCLSLVFLQMGAAIGSFSRSRMQIIGYTIFFWFYFFFLHDFILLSFLSEVTHENVKLFSSAYFLNPLQAVRMFLETGMGVYSFGHMSRLMEKFMWTKPVFFLLGNLLIWLAVSFGTAIVFNRKEGYE
- a CDS encoding ABC transporter ATP-binding protein, giving the protein MIKVTDLSQSFGKKTVLDTVTLEINKNEICALVGRNGAGKSTFINSLLGLLPVKQGSIAINGIDVTKKNDEWKKAIAYLPEKFMLYPMLTGLENMTFFAEAVSKTPDVVQIEQVLRSVSLWDDRDVQVKKYSKGMLQRLGLAITLYQDSSILILDEPTSGIDPMGRKEILEVLKSLHDKTILLSSHHLDEIRQVCTHVVYLNEGKMEKFTVGEFLATHHLGGSES
- the pdxK gene encoding pyridoxine/pyridoxal/pyridoxamine kinase produces the protein MTIKKVMTIAGSDTSGGAGIQADLKTFQELGVYGMTALTTIVTMDPKDWHHSVFPIALDTLKTQIDTVLSVGIDAMKTGMLGTVEIIELAAKVIDENKLEQVVIDPVMVCKGEDEALHPETTDAMRELLLPRALVVTPNLFEAGQLAGTKTPHTVEEMKEAAVKIHEQGAKFVLIKGGSKLHTEEKAVDLLYDGKEFTLYESEKFDTTYTHGAGCTYSSAITAELAKGKSVYEAVDVAKDFITAAIQEGFRLNEFVGPTWHGAYRSAESVTEYCVDCNE
- a CDS encoding YojF family protein → MQLIDMKCVQETINGFANKDVYIHLETTNGAYASHHNQDFFSAGAYIRNALVRYELGKITGNGPYRVGLKINLGWIYAEGITHFEINEDNQLLLAGHDHSGKLAVALEISTTPFE
- a CDS encoding sorbosone dehydrogenase family protein codes for the protein MYRGGSVLLMVIMLLSGCSFFEKEDDGIQADDAVHLQPNVEVIAERLSVPWSIDKIGESFYLSERTGSIVKIENGKIMERQPVQLEKPLAKAAEAGLLGFVLDPKFTVNQKAYAYYTYADDSGGKFNRVVVLRFNGAAGWTEEQILLDRIPSAAYHHGGRLKIGPDGKLYITTGDATTPKVAQKLSSLNGKILRMNLDGTIPSDNPFSNSYVFSYGHRNPQGLAWIGRTLYASEHGQSAHDEINQIQAGGNFGWPVIQGVEKKAGMEIPLFQSGAVETWAPSGMDAADGKLFVATLRGNAVLEFDLEQKQTKPVISGLGRIRDVFIDSDFLYFVSNNTDGRGNPDEKDDKLYRVRLIELK
- the nosD gene encoding nitrous oxide reductase family maturation protein NosD; amino-acid sequence: MKKLMLLSLVFSLFIVIKPEKIMAAENLQAIIDSMKEGAVVKLENKTYEGNIVINKPLTIIGSDKTLIKGDGTGNVISIKAPNVKLSHLTVTHSSMNRNSAEEYAAIKIYTNNNVVEYISIRHSFHGIYLSQAHHNKIRYNDIKGIGKGEIAAQGNGLHVYYANDNLLEHNTIENTRDGMFFEYANNNHSYENKISNTRYGLHYMYSDENIFKRNIFTMNTGGAAIMNSNHLNLEDNQFIVNYGNQSFGLLLLQANDNYIANNTFYMNQRGLYIDQATRNTIKDNRIIQNQIGIELWASSNNQTFTLNRISENTIPAVTLGGQGDSNSWSQNGKGNDWGSSFPLTDLNQDGIGDFPVIYHSSLHQLIEDQELTNLFLKSPAINIYEKINATLNNDEVMFKDSHPLAATKGSHKAILIVALGLAAGLILLKGRHQLCIIFGRNGKKT
- the bshB2 gene encoding bacillithiol biosynthesis deacetylase BshB2 — its product is MEKERHVLVIFPHPDDEAFGVSGTIATHVENGTPVTYACLTLGEMGRNMGNPPFTNRENLPKIRKEELKEAARVLGIQDLRMLGFRDKTIEFEDEDQLSNTLLAIIEEVNPSLIITFYPGYSVHPDHDSTGTAVVRAVEKLPAAARPTLHCVAFSKNCVEELGEADIINNITPVGKTKLAAIKAHRSQTEQMFIDMEEKLKNQDPQIMVWINNERFWTYKFEQ
- a CDS encoding cytochrome C — encoded protein: MQKTIISFVISALLGFGIGYLVFDVIMGDSGNEPQVAQTETKDTNQAKEESKDSKDTAATTASVNEDNILNKRGCLGCHSVEALNLKGGAVGPDLSQAFVNVEGKHGKSIDEFLKAPTSAVMSGVIEKNPLTDDERKQVLDLLKQASEAK